In the Balaenoptera acutorostrata chromosome 7, mBalAcu1.1, whole genome shotgun sequence genome, one interval contains:
- the LOC103000794 gene encoding LOW QUALITY PROTEIN: histone deacetylase 2-like (The sequence of the model RefSeq protein was modified relative to this genomic sequence to represent the inferred CDS: deleted 1 base in 1 codon), which produces MAYSQGGGKKKVCYYYDGDIGNYYYGQGHPMKPHRIRMTHNLLLNYGLYRKMEIYRPHKANAEEMTKYHSDEYIKFLRSVVLQCGADSLSGDRLGCFNLTVKGHAKCVEVVKTFNLPLLMLGGGGYTICHVARCWTYETAVALDCEIPNELPYNDYFEYFGPDFKLHISPSNMTNQNTPEYMEKIKQHLFENLRMLPHATGVQMQAIPEDAVHEDSGDEDGEDPDKRISIRASDKRIACDEEFSDSEDEGEGGRRNVADHKKGAKKARIEEDKKEMEDKKTGVKEEDKSKDNSGEKTGTKGAKSEQLSNP; this is translated from the exons ATGGCGTACAGTCAGGGAGGCGGCAAGAAGAAAGTCTGCTACTACTACGATGGTGATATTGGAAATTATTATTACGGACAGGGTCATCCCATGAAACCTCATAGGATCCGCATGACCCATAACTTGCTGCTAAATTATGGCTtgtatagaaaaatggaaatatataggCCCCATAAAGCCAATGCTGAAGaaatgacaaaataccacagcgATGAGTACATCAAATTTCTACGTTCA GTGGTGCTACAGTGTGGTGCAGACTCACTATCCGGTGATAGACTTGGTTGCTTCAATTTGACAGTCAAAGGTCATGCTAAATGTGTAGAAGTTGTAAAAACTTTCAATTTACCATTACTGATGCTTGGGGGAGGTGGATACACAATCTGCCATGTTGCTCGATGTTGGACATATGAGACTGCTGTTGCCCTTGATTGTGAGATTCCCAATGAATTGCCATATAACGATTACTTTGAGTATTTTGGACCAGACTTCAAACTGCATATTAGTCCTTCAAACATGACAAACCAGAACACTCCAGAATATATGGAAAAGATAAAACagcatttatttgaaaatttacgCATGTTGCCACATGCAACTGGCGTCCAAATGCAAGCTATTCCAGAAGATGCAGTTCACGAAGACAGCGGAGATGAAGATGGAGAAGATCCAGACAAGAGAATTTCTATTCGAGCATCAGACAAACGGATAGCTTGTGATGAAGAATTCTCAGATTCTGAGGACGAAGGAGAGGGAGGTCGTAGAAATGTGGCTGATCATAAGAAAGGAGCAAAGAAAGCTAGAATTGAAGAAGACAAGAAGGAAATGGAGGACAAAAAAACAGGTGTTAAAGAagaagataaatccaaggataatAGTGGTGAAAAAACAGGTACCAAAGGAGCCAAATCAGAGCAGCTCAGCAACCCTTGA